Proteins co-encoded in one Cinclus cinclus chromosome 9, bCinCin1.1, whole genome shotgun sequence genomic window:
- the C9H2orf69 gene encoding mitochondrial protein C2orf69 homolog — MSRRCRSAAALLRGLGGPAALCLGSAMSLCGAPAGPAAGGGGGGGISAARLSPPWLRLPEVPGAEPHRTNELLLLLPPPAPRGPGPSPQHHVVYFPGDVQNYHDIMSCHPENFQWERWSFENVATILAGRFPNSFIWVIKCSRMHLHKFSCYDNFVTSNMFGAPEHSTDFGAFKHLQALLVNAFRLSQNILLSQKSVHGVSKDVKIAACKSQPQSVPTTNGCSSKERERDCECSNNSAVNFMVPSAVGAASFTLIGFSKGCVVLNQLLYELKEAKKDKNTDAFLRNIKAIYWLDGGHSGGSNTWVTYPEMLKELAVTGIEVHAHVTPYQVFDTMRSWIGREHEKFVQILEEFGVEINDQLHFADEVPSLDNHFRVHEVF, encoded by the exons ATGAGCCGGCGCTGCCGCTCGGCCGCTGCGCTGCTGCGGGGGCtcggcggccccgccgcgctgTGCCTGGGCAGCGCCATGAGCCTCTGTGGGGCGCCGGCGGGGCCTgcggccggcggcggcggcggcgggggtATCTCCGCGGCGCGGCTAAGCCCGCCGTGGCTGCGGCTGCCCGAGGTGCCGGGCGCCGAGCCGCACCGCACCAacgagctgctgctgctgctgccgccgccggccccgcgcgGCCCGGGCCCGTCGCCGCAGCACCACGTCGTGTACTTCCCGGGGGACGTGCAG aactatCATGACATCATGTCTTGCCACCCAGAAAACTTTCAGTGGGAGCGCTGGagttttgaaaatgttgctACCATACTTGCTGGCCGGTTCCCCAACAGCTTTATTTGGGTCATAAAGTGTTCTCGAATGCACCTGCACAAATTCAGTTGTTACGACAATTTTGTGACAAGTAACATGTTTGGAgcaccagagcacagcactgacTTTGGAGCATTCAAGCATCTCCAGGCTTTGCTAGTTAATGCATTCAGACTCTCTCAGAATATTCTGCTGTCCCAGAAAAGTGTGCACGGTGTCAGCAAGGATGTAAAAATAGCTGCTTGTAAATCACAGCCGCAGTCTGTTCCTACAACAAATGGCTGCTCATccaaagaaagggagagagactGTGAATGCTCTAATAATTCTGCTGTGAACTTCATGGTACCATCTGCTGTAGGTGCAGCATCGTTTACTTTGATTGGCTTCAGTAAAGGTTGTGTGGTTTTGAACCAGCTGCTTTATGAGCTGAAGGAAGCCAAAAAAGACAAGAATACAGATGCCTTCTTAAGAAACATAAAAGCAATTTACTGGCTCGATGGTGGTCACTCAGGAGGAAGCAATACTTGGGTCACTTACcctgaaatgctgaaagaaCTCGCAGTGACAGGAATTGAAGTTCATGCTCATGTTACACCGTACCAAGTGTTTGACACAATGAGGTCATGGATTGGGAGGGAGCATGAGAAATTTGTACAGATACTTGAAGAATTTGGTGTGGAAATAAATGATCAACTGCATTTTGCTGATGAAGTTCCTTCCTTAGACAACCATTTCAGAGTTCATGAAGTATTTTGA